One window from the genome of Salvia miltiorrhiza cultivar Shanhuang (shh) chromosome 7, IMPLAD_Smil_shh, whole genome shotgun sequence encodes:
- the LOC130993395 gene encoding polypyrimidine tract-binding protein homolog 2 isoform X1: MSSVSSQPQFRYTQPPSKVLHLRNLPWECTEEELVELGKPFGKVVNTKCNVGANRNQAFIEFAELNQAIAMISYYASSSEPAQVRGKTVYLQYSNRQEIVNNKTTADVAGNVLLVTIEGNDARLVSIDVLHLVFSAFGFVHKITTFEKTAGFQALVQFSDSETASAAKDALDGRSIPRYLIPELGPCSLRITYSAHTDLSVKFQSHRSRDYTNPLLPVAPSAIDASGQFSLGVDGKKMEPESNVLLASIENMQYAVTLDVLQTVFSSFGPVLKIAMFDKNGGLQALIQYPDVQTAVVAKEALEGHCIYDGGYCKLHISYSRHTDLSIKVNNDRSRDYTIPNTPVLNSQPSILGQQPYNVGGPGVPAYNGTQYAPGPDPHAVPPPHSTGWNPAMPQQMHNYPYGGPPSMGPGAVPSHLQIGQPHSSPMRPYHHQ, translated from the exons ATGTCATCAGTGTCCAGCCAGCCGCAGTTTCGGTATACCCAACCTCCGTCCAAGGTTCTCCATTTAAGGAATTTACCATGGGAATGTACTGAAGAGGAATTGGTCGAGCTGGGGAAGCCATTTGGTAAGGTTGTCAACACAAAGTGTAATGTTGGAGCAAATAGGAACCAAGCTTTTATTGAGTTT GCAGAACTAAATCAAGCTATTGCTATGATATCATATTATGCATCATCATCTGAGCCTGCTCAGGTACGAGGGAAAACCGTCTACCTACAATATTCGAACAGGCAAGAAATAGTGAACAACAAAACTACTGCAGATGTTGCTGGAAATGTACTCTTGGTAACAATTGAGGGAAATGATGCACGTCTTGTCAGTATTGATGTCCTACACTTG GTATTTTCAGCCTTTGGGTTCGTTcataaaattacaacttttgagAAGACTGCTGGGTTTCAG GCTCTGGTGCAATTTTCAGATTCAGAGACTGCCTCTGCTGCCAAGGATGCTCTTGATGGTAGAAGCATACCAAG GTATTTGATTCCAGAGCTGGGGCCGTGTTCGCTTAGGATAACATATTCCGCGCATACAGACTTGAGTGTAAAATTCCAGAGCCACCGTAGTAG GGACTACACCAATCCTCTGCTCCCTGTTGCTCCGTCAGCTATAGATGCAAGTGGACAG TTTAGTCTAGGAGTTGATGGTAAAAAAATGGAGCCTGAGAGTAATGTTCTACTTGCTTCAATCGAAAACATGCAATATGCAGTTACCTTGGATGTTTTACAAACG GTTTTTTCATCATTTGGGCCTGTCCTAAAAATTGCCATGTTCGATAAGAATGGTGGTCTCCAAGCGTTGATCCAGTATCCAG ATGTCCAGACTGCTGTAGTTGCAAAGGAGGCCTTAGAAGGACATTGCATATATGACGGAGGATACTGCAAGCTTCATATCTCATATTCTCGCCACACTGATCTCAGCATAAAG gttaataaTGATAGAAGCAGAGACTACACCATCCCAAATACTCCAGTTCTAAATTCTCAACCCTCAATTTTAGGACAACAACCATATAATGTTGGAGGCCCAGGTGTTCCTGCTTACAACGGAACACAATATGCTCCAGGTCCTGATCCTCATGCAGTGCCTCCGCCTCATTCAACGGGCTGGAACCCAGCGATGCCTCAGCAAATGCATAATTACCCATACGGAGGCCCCCCATCAATGGGCCCTGGGGCAGTACCATCTCACCTCCAAATTGGGCAACCACACTCGTCTCCGATGCGcccatatcatcatcaatag
- the LOC130993391 gene encoding ATP-dependent zinc metalloprotease FTSH 11, chloroplastic/mitochondrial, whose translation MTITLQASLICKPSIPQLNPLLLSLKPCLSYLSPQFSFPRRLNGGSTNSFPFKSRFLRHRSCCTLNFEGLNSASESTSGNSFSDNTEMNELSSGPVLNETSGVGEVEGEAKKNEDVKERLPIMVFLLGVFARLREGFDKFIYSDWFSWWPFWRQEKRLERLIAEADANPKDAAKQSALLAELNKHSPESVIQRFEQRAHAVDSRGVAEYLRALVSTNAIAEYLPDEQSGKPSSLPSLLQELKQRASENDDEPFANPGVSEKQPLHVVMVDPKMSSRSSRFAQEVISTIVFTVAVGLVWIMGAAALQKYIGSLGGIGTPGVGSSSSYAPKELNKEIMPEKNVKTFKDVKGCDDAKQELEEVVEYLRNPTKFTRLGGKLPKGILLTGSPGTGKTLLAKAIAGEAGVPFFYRAGSEFEEMFVGVGARRVRSLFQAAKKKAPCIIFIDEIDAVGSTRKQWEGHTKKTLHQLLVEMDGFEQNEGIIVMAATNLPDILDPALTRPGRFDRHIVVPSPDVRGREEILELYLQDKPLGSDVDVNSIARGTPGFNGADLANLVNIAAIKAAVEGAEKLTAAQLEFAKDRIIMGTERKTMFLSEDSKKLTAYHESGHAIVALNTEGAHPIHKATIMPRGSALGMVTQLPSSDETSISKKQLLARLDVCMGGRVAEELIFGKEHVTTGASNDLKKATKLAEYMVSTCGMSDEIGPVHIKERPGSEMQSRIDAEVVKLLREAYNRVKALLKKHEKALHALANALLEYETLNAEEIKRILVPYSGSEAYVEQEQQQVEAELVLA comes from the exons ATGACAATAACACTTCAGGCTTCTCTCATCTGCAAGCCCTCAATCCCCCAATTAAaccctcttcttctctctctaaaaccatGTCTCTCCTATCTATCCCCTCAATTTTCCTTTCCTAGAAGATTAAATGGCGGGTCCACCAACTCGTTCCCCTTCAAGTCCAGATTCTTGCGGCATCGTTCTTGCTGCACATTGAATTTTGAAGGTTTAAACTCAGCTAGTGAATCGACTAGTGGTAATTCTTTCAGCGATAACACCGAAATGAATGAGCTAAGTAGCGGGCCTGTGCTCAATGAGACCTCCGGCGTCGGAGAAGTGGAGGGCGAGGCCAAGAAGAATGAGGATGTGAAGGAAAGGCTGCCGATAATGGTGTTTCTGCTGGGAGTTTTCGCGAGGTTGAGAGAAGGGTTCGACAAGTTTATCTATTCGGATTGGTTTAGTTGGTGGCCGTTTTGGAGGCAGGAGAAGCGGTTGGAGCGGTTGATTGCGGAGGCTGATGCCAATCCTAAAGATGCTGCTAAACAGAGTGCTCTTCTAGCTGAGCTCAATAAGCACAG TCCGGAATCTGTCATCCAGCGTTTCGAACAGAGGGCGCATGCTGTAGACAGCAGAGGAGTAGCGGAGTATCTCCGAGCACTAGTTTCCACTAATGCAATTGCTGAGTACTTGCCTGATGAGCAATCTGGAAAACCTTCAAGTCTTCCTTCTCTG TTGCAAGAGCTAAAACAGCGAGCATCAGAGAATGATGATGAACCTTTTGCTAACCCTGGGGTGTCCGAGAAACAGCCATTACATGTTGTGATG GTCGACCCAAAAATGTCAAGTAGATCATCCCGTTTTGCACAAGAAGTTATATCAACTATTGTGTTCACTGTTGCTGTTGGTCTTGTTTG GATAATGGGTGCAGCTGCACTTCAGAAGTATATTGGCAGCTTAGGTGGGATAGGAACTCCTGGAGTTGGTTCTAGTTCTTCTTATGCCCCGAAAGAGTTGAATAAAGAAATAATGCCAGAAAAG AATGTTAAGACATTTAAAGACGTTAAAGGCTGCGATGATGCTAAACAAGAACTTGAGGAGGTTGTTGAGTATCTAAGAAATCCTACAAAGTTCACCCGATTAGGAGGGAAGTTACCTAAG GGAATTCTTCTGACTGGATCCCCTGGAACTGGGAAAACTCTACTTGCCAAG GCTATAGCTGGAGAGGCCGGGGTACCTTTCTTTTACAGAGCCGGCTCTGAGTTTGAAGAAAT GTTTGTGGGTGTCGGTGCTCGCCGTGTAAGATCCCTGTTTCAGGCAGCCAAGAAGAAG GCTCCATGCATCATATTCATTGATGAGATTGATGCTGTTGGGTCTACCCGTAAGCAGTGGGAAGGTCATACAAAGAAAACACTGCATCAATTACTTGTGGAAATGGATGGTTTTGAACAGAATGAG GGAATTATTGTTATGGCTGCAACCAATTTGCCTGACATACTTGATCCAGCTTTAACAAGACCTGGTAGATTTGACAGGCAT ATTGTTGTTCCTAGTCCAGATGTTAGGGGTCGTGAAGAGATATTGGAGCTCTATTTACAAGATAAACCTTTGGGGAGTGATGTTGACGTAAACTCAATTGCTCGTGGTACTCCAGGATTCAATGGAGCAG ATCTTGCTAATTTGGTAAATATTGCTGCCATTAAAGCTGCTGTGGAAGGTGCAGAAAAGTTGACTGCAGCACAGTTAGAGTTTGCCAAAGACAGGATAATAATGGGAACAGAAAGGAAGACGATGTTTCTGTCAGAAGATTCCAAGAAG CTTACTGCATATCATGAGAGTGGCCATGCTATTGTTGCCTTGAACACTGAAGGTGCACATCCAATTCACAAAGCAACAATTATGCCGCGGGGATCTGCTTTGGGCATGGTCACCCAGCTTCCTTCTAGTGACGAGACTTCAATCAGCAAGAAGCAACTGCTGGCTCGCCTTGATGTATGTATGGGGGGAAGAGTGGCTGAAGAGCTTATCTTTGGCAAGGAACATGTCACGACTGGAGCAAGTAATGATCTTAAAAAAGCGACCAAGCTTGCTGAGTATATG GTATCGACTTGTGGGATGAGTGATGAAATTGGACCAGTTCATATTAAGGAAAGACCGGGTTCAGAAATGCAATCTCGGATTGATGCAGAA GTTGTCAAACTATTGAGGGAGGCTTATAATCGTGTAAAAGCCCTGCTGAAAAAG CATGAGAAGGCATTACATGCTCTTGCAAATGCACTTTTGGAGTATGAGACTCTTAATGCGGAAGAGATCAAACGTATACTTGTACCTTACAGTGGATCAGAGGCATACGTAGAGCAGGAGCAGCAGCAGGTGGAAGCGGAGCTCGTATTGGCTTAA
- the LOC130993395 gene encoding polypyrimidine tract-binding protein homolog 2 isoform X2: MMHVLSVLMSYTCRNMPRKYLRWQLIALGERAHVFSAFGFVHKITTFEKTAGFQALVQFSDSETASAAKDALDGRSIPRYLIPELGPCSLRITYSAHTDLSVKFQSHRSRDYTNPLLPVAPSAIDASGQFSLGVDGKKMEPESNVLLASIENMQYAVTLDVLQTVFSSFGPVLKIAMFDKNGGLQALIQYPDVQTAVVAKEALEGHCIYDGGYCKLHISYSRHTDLSIKVNNDRSRDYTIPNTPVLNSQPSILGQQPYNVGGPGVPAYNGTQYAPGPDPHAVPPPHSTGWNPAMPQQMHNYPYGGPPSMGPGAVPSHLQIGQPHSSPMRPYHHQ; this comes from the exons ATGATGCACGTCTTGTCAGTATTGATGTCCTACACTTG CAGGAACATGCCAAGGAAATATCTTCGATGGCAGCTTATTGCATTGGGAGAAAGAGCGCAT GTATTTTCAGCCTTTGGGTTCGTTcataaaattacaacttttgagAAGACTGCTGGGTTTCAG GCTCTGGTGCAATTTTCAGATTCAGAGACTGCCTCTGCTGCCAAGGATGCTCTTGATGGTAGAAGCATACCAAG GTATTTGATTCCAGAGCTGGGGCCGTGTTCGCTTAGGATAACATATTCCGCGCATACAGACTTGAGTGTAAAATTCCAGAGCCACCGTAGTAG GGACTACACCAATCCTCTGCTCCCTGTTGCTCCGTCAGCTATAGATGCAAGTGGACAG TTTAGTCTAGGAGTTGATGGTAAAAAAATGGAGCCTGAGAGTAATGTTCTACTTGCTTCAATCGAAAACATGCAATATGCAGTTACCTTGGATGTTTTACAAACG GTTTTTTCATCATTTGGGCCTGTCCTAAAAATTGCCATGTTCGATAAGAATGGTGGTCTCCAAGCGTTGATCCAGTATCCAG ATGTCCAGACTGCTGTAGTTGCAAAGGAGGCCTTAGAAGGACATTGCATATATGACGGAGGATACTGCAAGCTTCATATCTCATATTCTCGCCACACTGATCTCAGCATAAAG gttaataaTGATAGAAGCAGAGACTACACCATCCCAAATACTCCAGTTCTAAATTCTCAACCCTCAATTTTAGGACAACAACCATATAATGTTGGAGGCCCAGGTGTTCCTGCTTACAACGGAACACAATATGCTCCAGGTCCTGATCCTCATGCAGTGCCTCCGCCTCATTCAACGGGCTGGAACCCAGCGATGCCTCAGCAAATGCATAATTACCCATACGGAGGCCCCCCATCAATGGGCCCTGGGGCAGTACCATCTCACCTCCAAATTGGGCAACCACACTCGTCTCCGATGCGcccatatcatcatcaatag
- the LOC130993393 gene encoding pentatricopeptide repeat-containing protein At2g13600-like has translation MLNRNENKLRHLFKLNATSKHLRWKQTPITPTESGGVPTNKALTFSWRNGDLDHARQMFDKMPQRTVVSWNTMITGYYKWNFTTSALGLISLMHHSNVKFNDTTFSTSLSVCGRAQSLINGKQVQGLLMKSGYQRFKLVGSGLLYLYANSCHIGDGRKLFDELHQENELLWSLMLVGYVECNSMAEAQSIFHQMPRRGVVEWTTLISGYVKGEAGCSKALEVFKMMRENGEATPNEFTLDCVVRGCGRMWDLMSGRLIHGLVIKLGFEDECSIGSALVFLYCSCESMEEAELIFSSMRNKDSVSYNLMIKAYARCGRVEESKRLFMQMPLKVLSSLNTMISVYARNGEVDKALDLFDKAKLEGSPISWNSMISGYIHNDQHENALDLYLTMCRSSMSPNASTFAVLLYACACLGSLQQGQVVHGHLAKTPFSSNICAGTALIDMYSKCGSIADARGAFSCVSSPNVAAWSALINGHAQHSLGSDAVSLFSLMLERGVTPNAATFVAVLSACARAGIVDKGVAIFRSMKEQYGISPTREHLTCVVELLGRSGLVHEAEEVVESMPVAADKIVLMILLHASWSWMEMEVAERVARRLQALDPNSESACIIMSNMYSGMGKWGKKLKLREALKQQGFKKDPGCSWIDINSRSHVFLVSCRNHPNSDMIYATLESLRLNARD, from the coding sequence atgcTTAATCGCAACGAAAACAAACTACGCCACCTGTTTAAGTTGAACGCCACCTCGAAGCACCTACGCTGGAAACAGACTCCCATAACTCCCACAGAATCCGGCGGCGTCCCCACAAACAAAGCTCTAACATTCAGCTGGCGAAACGGGGATCTAGACCATGCCCGCCAGATGTTCGACAAAATGCCCCAACGAACAGTCGTCTCGTGGAACACCATGATTACCGGCTACTACAAATGGAATTTCACCACCAGCGCCCTAGGCTTGATCTCGCTCATGCATCACTCCAACGTCAAGTTCAACGACACCACATTTTCCACCTCACTCAGCGTCTGTGGCCGGGCGCAGTCGTTGATCAACGGGAAGCAGGTTCAAGGGCTGCTTATGAAATCTGGATATCAAAGATTCAAGCTTGTCGGAAGCGGCTTGTTGTACTTGTATGCTAACTCTTGCCATATCGGCGACGGCCGGAAACTCTTCGATGAATTACACCAAGAAAACGAGTTGTTGTGGAGTTTGATGTTGGTTGGTTATGTTGAGTGCAACTCAATGGCTGAAGCTCAGAGCATCTTCCATCAAATGCCGAGACGCGGCGTGGTGGAGTGGACTACGTTGATTTCGGGGTACGTGAAGGGCGAGGCTGGGTGCAGCAAGGCATTGGAGGTGTTCAAGATGATGAGAGAGAATGGCGAGGCTACTCCGAATGAGTTCACTTTGGATTGCGTAGTGAGAGGCTGTGGTAGGATGTGGGATCTCATGAGTGGAAGGCTGATTCATGGGCTTGttataaaattagggtttgaagATGAGTGTTCCATTGGTAGCGCCCTGGTTTTCTTGTATTGTAGCTGTGAATCCATGGAAGAAGCTGAGTTGATTTTCAGCAGCATGCGAAACAAAGATTCGGTGTCGTACAATCTGATGATCAAAGCTTATGCAAGGTGTGGTCGAGTTGAGGAGTCAAAGAGGTTGTTTATGCAGATGCCACTCAAAGTCTTGAGCTCTCTGAACACCATGATCTCTGTGTATGCGAGGAATGGTGAGGTCGACAAAGCTTTGGACCTTTTTGACAAGGCAAAGTTAGAAGGAAGCCCCATTAGTTGGAACTCTATGATTTCTGGGTATATTCACAACGATCAGCATGAGAATGCATTGGATCTCTACCTAACCATGTGTAGATCATCCATGAGTCCGAATGCATCCACCTTCGCCGTGTTGCTCTACGCCTGTGCCTGCTTGGGATCTCTTCAGCAGGGACAAGTGGTCCACGGCCATTTGGCGAAAACTCCCTTCTCCTCCAATATCTGTGCTGGAACAGCCCTCATCGACATGTATTCAAAATGCGGAAGCATTGCAGACGCAAGGGGCGCGTTCAGCTGCGTTTCCTCACCCAATGTGGCAGCTTGGTCAGCGCTGATCAACGGGCATGCGCAGCACAGCCTTGGCTCTGATGCGGTGTCGTTATTCAGTCTCATGCTAGAGAGGGGCGTGACTCCAAATGCAGCAACTTTTGTGGCCGTCTTATCTGCTTGTGCAAGAGCAGGTATAGTAGACAAGGGAGTGGCAATTTTCCGATCAATGAAGGAGCAGTATGGTATAAGTCCAACGCGGGAGCACTTGACATGTGTCGTGGAACTCCTCGGACGATCAGGGCTCGTACATGAAGCCGAAGAAGTTGTAGAGTCGATGCCAGTTGCAGCAGACAAGATTGTTCTGATGATACTGCTGCATGCTAGTTGGTCGTGGATGGAGATGGAAGTAGCGGAACGAGTGGCTCGGAGATTGCAGGCTTTGGATCCTAACTCAGAATCTGCGTGCATTATAATGTCGAACATGTATTCGGGGATGGGGAAGTGGGGGAAGAAGCTCAAGCTGAGGGAGGCGTTGAAACAACAGGGGTTTAAGAAGGATCCTGGATGTAGTTGGATTGATATAAACAGCCGAAGCCATGTCTTTTTGGTGAGCTGTAGAAACCATCCAAACTCTGATATGATATATGCAACTTTGGAGTCTCTAAGATTGAATGCACGAGATTGA
- the LOC130993395 gene encoding polypyrimidine tract-binding protein homolog 2 isoform X3 — protein MMHVLSVLMSYTWNMPRKYLRWQLIALGERAHVFSAFGFVHKITTFEKTAGFQALVQFSDSETASAAKDALDGRSIPRYLIPELGPCSLRITYSAHTDLSVKFQSHRSRDYTNPLLPVAPSAIDASGQFSLGVDGKKMEPESNVLLASIENMQYAVTLDVLQTVFSSFGPVLKIAMFDKNGGLQALIQYPDVQTAVVAKEALEGHCIYDGGYCKLHISYSRHTDLSIKVNNDRSRDYTIPNTPVLNSQPSILGQQPYNVGGPGVPAYNGTQYAPGPDPHAVPPPHSTGWNPAMPQQMHNYPYGGPPSMGPGAVPSHLQIGQPHSSPMRPYHHQ, from the exons ATGATGCACGTCTTGTCAGTATTGATGTCCTACACTTG GAACATGCCAAGGAAATATCTTCGATGGCAGCTTATTGCATTGGGAGAAAGAGCGCAT GTATTTTCAGCCTTTGGGTTCGTTcataaaattacaacttttgagAAGACTGCTGGGTTTCAG GCTCTGGTGCAATTTTCAGATTCAGAGACTGCCTCTGCTGCCAAGGATGCTCTTGATGGTAGAAGCATACCAAG GTATTTGATTCCAGAGCTGGGGCCGTGTTCGCTTAGGATAACATATTCCGCGCATACAGACTTGAGTGTAAAATTCCAGAGCCACCGTAGTAG GGACTACACCAATCCTCTGCTCCCTGTTGCTCCGTCAGCTATAGATGCAAGTGGACAG TTTAGTCTAGGAGTTGATGGTAAAAAAATGGAGCCTGAGAGTAATGTTCTACTTGCTTCAATCGAAAACATGCAATATGCAGTTACCTTGGATGTTTTACAAACG GTTTTTTCATCATTTGGGCCTGTCCTAAAAATTGCCATGTTCGATAAGAATGGTGGTCTCCAAGCGTTGATCCAGTATCCAG ATGTCCAGACTGCTGTAGTTGCAAAGGAGGCCTTAGAAGGACATTGCATATATGACGGAGGATACTGCAAGCTTCATATCTCATATTCTCGCCACACTGATCTCAGCATAAAG gttaataaTGATAGAAGCAGAGACTACACCATCCCAAATACTCCAGTTCTAAATTCTCAACCCTCAATTTTAGGACAACAACCATATAATGTTGGAGGCCCAGGTGTTCCTGCTTACAACGGAACACAATATGCTCCAGGTCCTGATCCTCATGCAGTGCCTCCGCCTCATTCAACGGGCTGGAACCCAGCGATGCCTCAGCAAATGCATAATTACCCATACGGAGGCCCCCCATCAATGGGCCCTGGGGCAGTACCATCTCACCTCCAAATTGGGCAACCACACTCGTCTCCGATGCGcccatatcatcatcaatag